A genomic segment from Pelobates fuscus isolate aPelFus1 chromosome 7, aPelFus1.pri, whole genome shotgun sequence encodes:
- the SUN2 gene encoding SUN domain-containing protein 2 — protein sequence MSRRSKRLGTVEQDDDRISNSSVESHLLYRESPARSLRRTITTIKLPNPRKTTERSYYSETSSYISRDKGDVAASLQDTSYAGTYWGEGDLVRKRMGTDVPYNSSSSSSSKNGFSETQLTYDRSTSSSGYSSEEDNTGQYHSDDYSTQGSWWRRWTRCVRELPWLLLSYPGRLFGLLYWWFGTTWYRLTTSASLLDVFILTRHYGVLKKVLMILLLLLILSLIATGLWHFYPFGLQNLASLPVSSFFSWKQKHIADDVVTKEDPGPQTQPPFSQMELISRLDSLEKRFQGLENHQKKLKNGEKNNAVGSGPSRDQIAQIFKELSSHRDASLKESILEEGSNKAMNDLKILRAEQQGNLQEILERMRQLSKEVNGQILQLKRELKSPSQEELRGTFMLEMRRLEKGLVDLQEQVESVKNTQGKMSQEMEEVPRKIQGVKDEVELLFHEWLMVQTDPNSSSGSLSKHFLRRDELQEYLLDLEKKILSGLSANKQQWATQAHHTIERELQAGGLSGVSKEEVHDIVNRALQRYSEDRIGLVDYALESSGASVINTRCSETYETKTALLSLFGIPLWYQSQSPRVILQPDSNPGNCWAFRGSQGYAVIRLSSRIRPTAVTLDHIPRSLSPKATVSSAPKNFSIFGLDEETEKEGLLLGNFTYNQNGDPIQTFVIEGDKTSTYQLIELRIQSNWGHPEYTCIYRFRVHGETEM from the exons ATGTCACGTCGCAGTAAACGACTGGGGACTGTTGAGCAGGATGATGACCGCATCAGCAACAGCAGTGTAGAGAGCCATTTGTTATACAGGGAGAGTCCAGCAAG GAGCTTAAGAAGAACGATCACAACCATTAAACTGCCTAACCCACGAAAAACAACAGAACGCTCCTACTACAGTGAGACATCTAGCTACATTAGTAGAGACAAAGGAGATGTGGCTGCATCCTTACAAGACACAAGCTATGCTGGAACATACTGGG GAGAGGGTGACCTTGTACGAAAGCGGATGGGTACAGATGTCCCGTATAacagtagcagcagcagcagcagcaagaaTGGATTCTCCGAAACTCAGCTAACCTATGACAGATCTACCTCTTCATCAGGCTATTCTTCAGAAGAAGATAACACAG GTCAATATCATTCAGATGATTATTCCACCCAAGGCTCCTGGTGGAGAAGATGGACTAGGTGTGTGCGTGAGCTCCCTTGGCTTCTGCTTTCATATCCAG GACGTTTGTTTGGTCTTCTCTATTGGTGGTTTGGTACAACATGGTATCGTTTAACTACCTCTGCCTCTCTCCttgatgttttcatcttaaccag GCATTATGGAGTTTTGAAGAAGGTGCTGATGATCCTCCTACTTCTGCTAATATTATCCCTGATTGCTACAG GATTGTGGCATTTCTATCCATTTGGTCTTCAGAATTTGGCCTCTCTtcctgtttcttcttttttttcctggAAGCAGAAACACATTGCAGATGACGTTGTGACAAAAGAAGACCCAGGACCACAAACACAACCTCCCTTCTCTCAG ATGGAATTAATCTCCCGTTTAGATTCACTTGAAAAAAGGTTCCAGGGTCTTGAAAATCATCAAAAGAAGTTGAAGAATGGTGAAAAGAATAATGCAGTTGGGTCTGGACCTAGTCGAGATCAGATAGCCCAGATCTTTAAAGAACTATCAAGCCACAGAGATGCAAGCCTGAAAGAAAGTATTCTTGAGGAAGGATCAAACAAAGCTATG AATGATTTGAAAATTCTGAGAGCAGAACAACAGGGAAACCTTCAGGAAATTCTCGAGAGAATGCGTCAATTGTCCAAG GAAGTCAATGGTCAGATTCTACAGCTCAAGAGAGAATTAAAAAG tCCATCCCAGGAAGAGCTGAGAGGAACATTTATGCTGGAAATGAGAAGGTTGGAGAAGGGCCTAGTGGACCTTCAAGAACAGGTTGAGTCTGTGAAGAACACCCAGGGTAAGATGTCACAGGAGATGGAGGAAGTCCCGAGAAAAATTCAAGGAGTCAAAGATGAG GTAGAGTTGCTCTTTCATGAATGGCTTATGGTTCAGACTGACCCAAATAGCAGTTCTGGATCTCTTTCTAAGCATTTCCTGCGTCGAGATGAACTGCAGGAATATCTGTTGGACCTGGAGAAGAAGATATTATCTGGTTTGTCTGCAAACAAGCAGCAATGGGCAACACAAGCGCACCACACCATAGAAAGAGAATTACAGGCAGGAGGAttatctggagtgtcaaaggag GAAGTCCATGATATTGTGAATCGGGCCCTGCAGAGATACAGTGAGGATCGAATTGGCCTGGTAGATTATGCTCTGGAGTCTTCAG GAGCCAGCGTTATAAACACCAGATGTTCTGAAACCTATGAAACAAAGACTGCTCTCCTTAGTCTGTTTGGCATTCCGCTTTGGTATCAGTCTCAATCACCTCGAGTTATTCTTCAG CCAGATTCAAATCCCGGTAACTGCTGGGCCTTTCGCGGGTCCCAGGGGTATGCTGTCATCCGTCTATCCAGCCGTATCAGGCCAACTGCAGTTACACTGGATCACATCCCTCGCTCATTGTCCCCAAAAGCCACAGTTTCCAGTGCACCCAAGAATTTCTCTATCTTC GGATTGGAtgaagagacagagaaagaggggCTTCTTCTGGGTAATTTCACTTACAATCAGAATGGAGACCCCATACAGACATTTGTCATAGAG gGAGACAAGACATCTACCTACCAACTGATCGAGCTAAGAATCCAGAGCAACTGGGGACATCCAGAATACACCTGTATCTATCGTTTCCGTGTGCACGGAGAGACAGAAATGTAG